The genomic region attaaactacccataaatcttaaaatataaaattaacttaCCATTGGGCCTTCTCCATGGGCTTATCCATTTTTCCTAATTGGGCCAAacctatttatttttattttctattgggccatgcccacttattttctattgggtcatgcccatttattttctatttgggtcatgtccatttttattttctatttgagCCATgcctatttttattttctatttcttttcttttcttttctgtttctttcttttttctctctttcaccGTCACTCCCTTCACCACCATGTCTTCCTCTCTTCACCACCGTGGCTTCCTCTCTTCCTTGGGTCGTTTTCTTCCTCCTCCGGTGGTAGCACTTTCAGCTCTCTTTTCCTCAAAAAATTGGCAACACCAagcttctttttctcctttaaaTTGGCAGCACAATGCTGTCCAATTTTTCTACACAAATTGGCAGCAAACAGctccaatttttctgcacaaaCAGCTCCAATTTTTCTGTAGCAAACAACTctaatttttctgcacaaaCAGCTCCAATTTTTTTGCAGCAAACAACTctaatttttctgcacaaacagctccaatttttctgcacaaattggcagcaaatagctccaatttttttgcacaaaTTGGCAGCAAATAGCTCCAAATTTTTTTGCACAAATTGGCAGCACTTTGCTGCCCTTTAATGGCAGCAAAACCTCCAAAATTTCCAACTGCAAATTCACACAATTTCAGCAGCAACAACCTTGAATTTTTAGCACCAAAATCAGCCATAAAAACCTCAAAACTTCCAACAATTaacctaaaaaaaatcagctttcttacctcaaaaatttcagctttttcttcctccaaaAATTGCAGCAAAAAGCTTTCTTTTCCTCCCTCAAAGTGCAACAAAACTGTGCCAAAAAAAAGAGCAGAATTTTcgttcctttttctcttcctctcccacgatttttctctccctttttctcttaatttctttcttcctctctcaaCCAACTTCctctccttttctttattcttttgttcaacCTTTTGgtcctttctttcctctcaCATGGCCGGTCccaccatcatttctacattcttctctttattttctttgtttctttgtgTCTTTGTtcccttaattttttttatggccGACCATTGAATTTAGAATTCTTGGGtttgacttttcttcattcccatccatacCACATCATTcctattctttttatttcctaattattttattatttatttattttattctctccaaataatgcaatttacaTGTAATTCctcaactttattttatttgttactCAATCTTCTAATTTTCGTATcttaaaatttgatcatttcgacacatttaaaaattctaattttcttctatcttccttttcttacacgtgtataATCGAAATATTGAGATCGCATTTCAACGcagtgtcaccataatatttaaatatttacttacccgcgttagctcgatttaataaaatcacgctGTCACAATTATCGtcg from Theobroma cacao cultivar B97-61/B2 chromosome 9, Criollo_cocoa_genome_V2, whole genome shotgun sequence harbors:
- the LOC108663277 gene encoding uncharacterized protein LOC108663277, with translation MIESLNDSSNQRDEAQKDKLSPTNSEEDLDADNLLLLCFYVIFIGLLMTFDFGMDMERKDQKVEQKNKEKERKLVERGRKKLREKGREKSWERKRKRNENSALFFGTVLLHFEGGKESFLLQFLEEEKAEIFELEILEVLLPLKGAEKLELFAANLCRKIGQHCAANLKEKKKLGVANFLRKRELKVLPPEEEENDPRKRGSHGGEERKTWW